In one Sporomusa sphaeroides DSM 2875 genomic region, the following are encoded:
- the thiM gene encoding hydroxyethylthiazole kinase, producing MEILQKISDSLLTLKEKKPLVHHITNYVTVNDCANITLAIGASPVMADDIGEVAEMVSFASALVLNIGTLNSRNIESMMAVGKKAREKGIAIVFDPVGVGATALRTATAKKIIQEVGPSVIRGNMSEIKIIAGLDAGIKGVDSVADEAGGETVARQLSQKLGCVIAITGKQDIIAAGERVCRIDNGHAILSQVTGTGCMATSLIACYCGATGDCFTGAAAGVMTMGMAGEIAQQSLQAGEGVGTFRMRLFDAVWAMTPELITKGGRISNA from the coding sequence ATGGAAATCCTGCAAAAAATATCCGATAGCCTCTTAACCTTGAAGGAAAAAAAGCCTTTAGTCCATCACATTACCAACTATGTGACGGTAAATGATTGTGCCAACATAACCTTGGCCATCGGCGCTTCGCCGGTTATGGCTGATGACATCGGTGAAGTGGCAGAAATGGTTTCGTTCGCGTCTGCTCTGGTATTAAATATCGGAACCTTAAACTCCCGGAACATCGAATCCATGATGGCTGTCGGTAAAAAGGCCAGGGAAAAGGGCATTGCCATTGTTTTTGATCCGGTGGGGGTGGGGGCTACAGCCCTGCGTACCGCCACGGCAAAGAAGATTATTCAGGAGGTCGGGCCTTCTGTCATTCGCGGTAATATGTCGGAAATCAAAATTATCGCCGGACTTGATGCCGGTATTAAAGGGGTTGATTCTGTTGCCGACGAGGCCGGCGGGGAAACGGTGGCCAGGCAGCTTTCGCAGAAACTTGGCTGTGTAATTGCCATCACCGGCAAGCAGGATATTATTGCCGCAGGGGAGCGGGTGTGCCGTATTGACAACGGTCATGCGATCTTGTCTCAGGTAACAGGCACCGGCTGTATGGCGACCTCTTTAATTGCCTGCTATTGCGGCGCAACCGGCGATTGCTTTACCGGAGCTGCCGCGGGAGTAATGACTATGGGAATGGCCGGGGAGATTGCGCAGCAATCCCTGCAGGCCGGCGAAGGGGTTGGAACCTTCCGGATGCGATTGTTTGACGCGGTGTGGGCGATGACACCGGAATTAATCACGAAAGGTGGCAGAATTTCAAATGCATAA
- the cytX gene encoding putative hydroxymethylpyrimidine transporter CytX codes for MSEDNTLGFKHYLFLWFGAAISIAEILTGGLLAPLGFQSGVAAIVLGHVAGTGILVLAGWIGTQERIPALVSTRISFGTYGSYLFSVLNVLQLLGWTAVMIIAAARSANEISKLLWGLDQLSLWSIGIGGLVFLWIILGREGGVKKANMLAVFLLLGITVVLSSVVFKDSTALLAPPAGGMSFGQAVELSVIMPLSWLPLIADYTRFAKSKASAAWGSGLGYFVGSCWMYIIGLGAAIIAGNPEPSAMLLAANLGLSALGIIILATVTTTFLDAYSAGVSFGNVFPKFDEKRVALVMTVIGTIIALWVNIEQYENFLIAIGSVFAPLFAVLLTEYFIIKNRKVQDEMLVNWGALIVWALGVGMYYQFITLDFVFGATIPVMVITAVLYRIVWGYTQTWKSCKKYPIAS; via the coding sequence ATGAGTGAGGATAATACATTAGGTTTTAAGCATTATTTATTTTTGTGGTTTGGGGCCGCTATATCCATTGCTGAGATACTGACAGGCGGGCTTTTGGCTCCGCTCGGTTTTCAAAGCGGGGTGGCTGCGATTGTGCTTGGGCATGTGGCAGGGACGGGGATTTTGGTGCTGGCTGGTTGGATTGGTACCCAAGAGCGAATACCGGCGCTGGTATCTACCCGGATTTCTTTTGGTACCTATGGCTCCTATTTATTTTCGGTATTAAATGTTTTGCAATTGCTGGGTTGGACGGCAGTTATGATTATTGCAGCCGCCCGTTCAGCCAATGAGATTAGTAAACTGCTGTGGGGCTTGGATCAGCTGTCTTTATGGAGTATCGGCATTGGTGGCTTAGTTTTCCTGTGGATCATACTGGGAAGGGAAGGCGGGGTCAAGAAAGCCAATATGTTAGCTGTGTTCCTCCTGCTGGGTATTACTGTGGTGCTAAGCAGTGTTGTATTTAAAGACAGTACCGCGTTATTGGCGCCGCCTGCCGGGGGCATGTCTTTCGGCCAGGCTGTAGAATTAAGTGTTATTATGCCGCTTTCCTGGCTGCCTTTGATTGCGGATTATACCCGTTTTGCCAAAAGTAAAGCCAGTGCGGCCTGGGGAAGTGGTCTGGGATATTTTGTGGGTAGTTGCTGGATGTATATCATTGGTCTGGGAGCCGCCATTATTGCCGGAAACCCGGAACCCTCGGCCATGCTGCTGGCAGCCAATCTTGGTTTATCAGCCCTGGGGATTATTATCCTGGCAACAGTAACCACTACTTTTCTGGACGCCTATTCCGCAGGGGTCAGTTTTGGCAATGTCTTTCCCAAATTTGATGAAAAACGGGTAGCCCTGGTTATGACAGTGATTGGCACCATCATAGCTCTCTGGGTTAATATTGAACAGTATGAGAATTTCCTTATTGCCATCGGCTCTGTTTTTGCTCCCCTGTTTGCCGTTTTGCTGACAGAGTATTTTATTATTAAAAATCGCAAAGTACAGGATGAGATGCTTGTTAATTGGGGCGCGCTGATAGTTTGGGCACTCGGGGTAGGAATGTATTATCAATTTATTACGCTGGACTTTGTTTTCGGAGCCACTATTCCGGTCATGGTGATTACAGCAGTATTATATAGAATTGTATGGGGGTATACGCAAACATGGAAATCCTGCAAAAAATATCCGATAGCCTCTTAA